A portion of the bacterium (Candidatus Blackallbacteria) CG13_big_fil_rev_8_21_14_2_50_49_14 genome contains these proteins:
- a CDS encoding multidrug ABC transporter ATP-binding protein, whose protein sequence is MTISGLSKAYASGFQALKQVDLQIQRGEIFALLGPNGAGKTTLISIICGIVNPSQGSVSVDGHDILKDYRAARAKIGLVPQELTSDIFEKVWSTVQFSRGLFGKAPNPAHLEKILKDLSLWEKKENKIMTLSGGMKRRVMIAKALSHEPSVLFLDEPTAGVDVELRRDMWEMVRKLRDQGVTIILTTHYIEEAEEMADRIGVINKGELMLVEEKTALMKKLGKKQLTLHLQAPLAQIPAGLEGFQLELSPDCCELIYTFDTQAEHTGIAHLFRLLGEAGIDFKDLNTCESSLEEIFVKLIGEKA, encoded by the coding sequence ATTACCATTTCTGGCCTGAGCAAAGCTTATGCGTCTGGATTTCAAGCCCTAAAGCAAGTCGATCTGCAAATTCAGAGAGGTGAAATCTTTGCGCTTTTGGGCCCCAATGGCGCAGGCAAAACTACGCTGATCAGTATTATCTGTGGCATTGTCAATCCCAGCCAGGGCTCTGTCAGCGTCGATGGCCATGATATTCTCAAAGACTACCGGGCCGCCCGCGCCAAGATTGGTCTGGTGCCCCAGGAATTGACCAGCGATATCTTTGAAAAGGTTTGGAGTACCGTGCAATTCAGTCGGGGGCTTTTTGGCAAAGCGCCCAATCCTGCACACCTCGAAAAAATTCTCAAGGATCTTTCACTTTGGGAAAAAAAAGAAAATAAAATCATGACCCTTTCAGGGGGCATGAAACGCCGTGTCATGATTGCCAAAGCCCTTTCTCATGAACCCAGCGTTTTGTTTCTGGATGAACCCACAGCCGGTGTCGATGTCGAATTGCGGCGCGATATGTGGGAGATGGTGCGTAAATTGCGCGATCAGGGCGTGACGATTATTTTGACCACCCATTATATTGAAGAGGCCGAAGAGATGGCCGATCGGATTGGCGTGATCAACAAAGGGGAATTGATGCTGGTTGAAGAAAAAACAGCCCTGATGAAAAAACTGGGCAAAAAACAATTAACGCTTCACCTGCAGGCCCCGCTTGCACAAATCCCTGCGGGGCTGGAAGGCTTTCAATTGGAGCTGTCTCCCGATTGCTGTGAGCTGATTTATACCTTTGATACCCAGGCAGAGCATACGGGTATTGCCCATTTGTTCAGGCTTTTGGGAGAGGCCGGCATTGATTTTAAAGACCTCAATACCTGTGAAAGTTCACTTGAAGAAATTTTTGTAAAGCTGATTGGAGAAAAAGCATGA
- a CDS encoding sugar ABC transporter permease: MNLHAIKAIYQFELARFFRTLFQSIASPVISTSLYFIVFGSAIGSRMTEIDGTSYGAFIVPGLIMLSVLTESISNASFGIYMPKYSGTIYEILSAPISAFEIVTGYVGAAATKSMILGTIILATARLFVSFSVLHPFWMLAFLILTSLTFSLFGFIIGVWADGFEKLQIIPMMIITPLTFLGGSFYSIHMLPPFWQKLTLFNPIVYLVSGFRWSFYGISDVGVGLSLGMTGFFLVLCLFAVWLIFKTGYKIKN; this comes from the coding sequence ATGAATCTCCATGCCATCAAAGCCATTTACCAGTTTGAACTTGCCCGTTTTTTTCGTACCCTTTTTCAAAGCATTGCTTCGCCCGTGATCTCGACATCGCTCTATTTTATTGTTTTTGGTTCCGCGATTGGTTCGCGCATGACTGAAATCGATGGCACCAGCTATGGGGCCTTTATTGTGCCTGGCTTGATCATGCTCTCGGTTCTGACAGAAAGCATTTCCAATGCTTCGTTTGGGATTTATATGCCCAAGTATTCAGGCACGATTTATGAGATTTTATCTGCGCCGATTTCGGCCTTTGAAATTGTAACGGGATATGTGGGTGCGGCAGCTACCAAATCGATGATTCTGGGCACGATTATTTTGGCGACGGCCCGCCTGTTTGTCAGTTTTTCAGTGCTTCACCCGTTTTGGATGCTGGCTTTTTTGATCCTGACTTCCCTGACCTTCAGTTTGTTTGGCTTTATTATTGGGGTCTGGGCCGATGGCTTTGAAAAATTGCAAATTATTCCGATGATGATCATTACGCCCCTGACCTTTTTAGGTGGCAGTTTTTATTCGATTCATATGTTGCCGCCTTTTTGGCAAAAGCTGACGCTTTTTAATCCGATTGTCTATTTGGTCAGTGGTTTTCGCTGGAGTTTTTATGGCATTTCAGACGTGGGCGTGGGTCTGAGCTTGGGCATGACGGGTTTCTTTCTGGTGCTCTGCCTGTTTGCGGTCTGGCTGATTTTTAAAACCGGTTACAAGATTAAAAATTAA
- a CDS encoding DUF1992 domain-containing protein — MGNFDLIVEQKIQEALRRGEFENLPGAGQPLNLEEDSDVPPESRMAYKILKNAGVLPEELQLRKDLKALEALVREIPLSESERRQELLAKINLGWARYHAALEKRKNGP; from the coding sequence ATGGGAAATTTTGATTTAATTGTCGAACAAAAAATTCAAGAAGCCCTGCGCAGGGGAGAATTTGAAAATCTTCCCGGCGCAGGCCAACCCCTGAACCTGGAAGAAGATAGCGATGTGCCGCCCGAATCACGCATGGCCTATAAAATTCTCAAAAATGCCGGCGTTTTGCCTGAAGAGCTGCAATTGCGCAAAGACCTCAAAGCCCTGGAAGCCCTCGTGCGGGAAATTCCCCTCAGTGAAAGCGAGCGCCGCCAGGAGCTTTTGGCAAAAATCAATCTGGGCTGGGCCCGTTACCATGCCGCTCTGGAAAAACGTAAAAACGGACCTTAA
- the fliP gene encoding flagellar biosynthetic protein FliP, whose translation MFQIQRRLYSFFAQAGILFLSLFLAWPVQAQNFAIPRINIGVEQARTPEEMVFSVQLLLLFTVLALAPTILVMMTPFTRIVIVLGFLRQALGTQQAPPNQVLVGLALFMTLFISMPTFQEANDKALQPFLKKQINQEQALEAGLEPFRKFMLKQVRQADLELYLSLAKVDRPKTPSEVPTHVLIPAFITSELKTAFLIGFLVYIPFLIIDMVIASTLMSMGMMMLPPTVVSLPFKLIMFVLIDGWNILSQAIIGSFS comes from the coding sequence ATGTTCCAGATTCAGCGTCGACTTTATTCGTTTTTTGCCCAAGCCGGAATTCTTTTTCTGAGCTTGTTTTTGGCTTGGCCCGTTCAGGCTCAGAACTTTGCCATTCCCCGGATTAATATTGGGGTGGAGCAGGCCCGCACGCCCGAAGAAATGGTCTTCAGTGTTCAGCTGCTCTTATTGTTTACGGTTTTGGCACTGGCGCCTACGATTTTGGTGATGATGACGCCCTTTACCCGGATTGTGATTGTTTTGGGTTTTCTGCGCCAGGCGCTGGGTACACAGCAGGCGCCCCCCAACCAGGTTTTGGTCGGGCTTGCCCTGTTTATGACCCTGTTTATTTCCATGCCCACTTTTCAAGAGGCCAATGACAAAGCGCTTCAACCCTTCTTGAAAAAGCAGATCAACCAAGAACAGGCTCTGGAAGCTGGCTTGGAGCCTTTTCGCAAATTCATGCTCAAGCAGGTTCGCCAGGCTGATCTTGAGCTTTATTTAAGTTTAGCGAAAGTAGACCGCCCCAAAACCCCTTCTGAAGTGCCAACCCATGTGCTGATTCCTGCTTTTATTACCAGTGAACTCAAAACTGCTTTTTTGATTGGATTTTTAGTCTATATCCCTTTTTTGATCATCGATATGGTGATTGCCAGTACCCTGATGTCGATGGGGATGATGATGCTGCCTCCCACAGTGGTGTCTTTGCCCTTTAAGCTGATCATGTTTGTGCTGATTGATGGCTGGAATATTCTCAGCCAAGCCATTATTGGGAGCTTTTCATGA
- a CDS encoding EscS/YscS/HrcS family type III secretion system export apparatus protein has protein sequence MNPEALFLQVLQQGLALTAKLLAPMLLISSAVGIMVGLFQTVTQINEMTLTFIPKIIVVGLVLLILGPWMMHLLMDFSHDLILGIPAAVKF, from the coding sequence ATGAACCCGGAAGCTTTGTTTTTACAGGTTTTGCAGCAGGGATTGGCCCTGACAGCCAAACTGCTGGCCCCGATGCTGCTGATCAGTTCTGCCGTGGGGATCATGGTCGGCCTTTTTCAGACGGTGACACAGATCAACGAAATGACCCTGACCTTTATTCCCAAAATTATTGTGGTAGGGTTGGTTTTGCTGATTCTCGGGCCCTGGATGATGCATTTGCTCATGGATTTCTCCCATGATCTGATCTTGGGGATTCCTGCCGCCGTTAAGTTCTGA
- the fliR gene encoding flagellar biosynthetic protein FliR — MELYTQVLQQLPYFALVALRGSGLFLTAPIFGQQRIPNQVRVMFAIIISAAIFPLLPARPVPADALWYLVVGILEVITGIIYGWCASLIFEGMVLAGQFIGLQMGFAQANILNPDSQTQRPLLSEVYFIMSLLIFFSLNGHHFLILAFQKSFTAVPVGALIFDQRILEHIFLLFAQIFLVALIIAAPINGILTLIDLILGLVARTAPQMNVLVISFSIKIYVGLLTLLFSLYFTFQFIHDLLQQLLLQLAQVL, encoded by the coding sequence ATGGAACTCTATACCCAGGTTTTACAGCAATTGCCCTATTTTGCCCTGGTAGCTCTGCGGGGCAGTGGCTTGTTTCTTACCGCTCCGATTTTTGGTCAGCAGCGGATTCCCAACCAAGTGCGGGTGATGTTTGCGATTATAATTTCAGCAGCGATTTTTCCGCTGCTGCCTGCTCGCCCGGTACCCGCCGATGCACTTTGGTATCTGGTGGTGGGTATTCTTGAAGTGATTACAGGGATTATTTATGGCTGGTGCGCTTCGCTGATTTTTGAGGGCATGGTTTTGGCGGGGCAGTTTATTGGTTTACAAATGGGTTTTGCCCAGGCCAATATTCTCAACCCAGATTCCCAGACGCAAAGACCTTTGCTCTCAGAGGTTTATTTTATTATGAGCCTGCTGATCTTCTTTTCTTTGAATGGGCATCATTTTCTGATTCTTGCCTTTCAAAAAAGTTTTACTGCTGTGCCTGTCGGTGCTCTGATCTTTGATCAACGGATCCTTGAGCATATTTTTCTACTTTTTGCCCAGATTTTTTTAGTAGCCTTGATCATTGCTGCGCCGATCAATGGCATTTTGACCCTGATAGATTTGATTCTGGGCCTGGTGGCCCGTACTGCGCCGCAAATGAATGTCTTGGTGATCAGCTTTTCGATCAAGATCTACGTTGGGCTTTTGACGCTCTTGTTTTCGCTTTACTTTACCTTTCAGTTCATCCATGATCTTTTACAGCAGTTACTTTTGCAATTGGCGCAGGTGCTCTGA
- the flhB gene encoding flagellar biosynthesis protein FlhB, with product MADPSKTEKATPKRREELRGKGQTAKSQELNTAILFIVAIVFLRLYFPYVVNFIRSETYRLWHVLPHDMTLTAFLNLMTQIFAGILQLLAPLFLVLIVTAVVTNLGQVGLRVSFFPLMPDISKLNPVSGLKKLFSPQPLVQLAQNLVKITIFVWLAASILTHHYQQLLQTMQMSLSETGRLIGSVVWEISWKLGLVMLILAIVDITWQRWFFERSIRMSKQEIKDEQKNAEGDPQIKAKIRQLQRKAALKRMMEAIPRADVVLTNPTHLAVAIEYKPEEMNAPQVVAKGAGAVAERIKERAREYEVPILENKPLARALFRSVEVGDEVPAELYAGVSEVLIYVYQLTGRLEEFSPREL from the coding sequence ATGGCCGATCCTTCAAAAACAGAAAAAGCGACGCCCAAGCGTCGTGAAGAATTGCGGGGCAAGGGGCAAACCGCAAAAAGCCAGGAACTGAATACCGCGATTCTGTTTATTGTGGCGATTGTCTTTCTGCGCCTTTATTTCCCCTATGTTGTGAATTTTATCCGCTCAGAAACCTATCGTCTTTGGCATGTCTTGCCCCATGACATGACCTTGACTGCTTTTCTGAATTTAATGACGCAAATCTTTGCTGGAATTTTACAGCTCTTGGCGCCTCTTTTTCTGGTTTTGATTGTGACGGCGGTGGTTACCAATTTGGGGCAGGTGGGCTTGCGGGTTTCATTTTTCCCTCTCATGCCTGATATCTCCAAATTGAACCCTGTCAGTGGCTTGAAAAAATTATTCTCTCCGCAACCTTTGGTGCAGTTGGCGCAAAACCTTGTCAAGATTACGATTTTTGTCTGGTTAGCGGCTTCGATTCTGACCCATCACTACCAACAATTGCTACAAACCATGCAGATGAGCCTGAGTGAAACAGGGCGCTTGATTGGCTCGGTGGTTTGGGAGATCTCCTGGAAACTGGGCTTGGTCATGCTGATTCTGGCGATTGTCGATATCACCTGGCAGCGCTGGTTTTTTGAGCGCAGTATTCGTATGAGCAAGCAGGAGATCAAAGATGAACAGAAAAATGCAGAAGGGGATCCCCAGATCAAAGCCAAAATTCGTCAACTTCAGCGTAAAGCGGCGCTAAAACGGATGATGGAGGCGATTCCCCGTGCCGATGTGGTATTGACCAACCCCACCCATCTGGCCGTGGCGATTGAGTATAAGCCTGAAGAAATGAATGCGCCGCAGGTGGTGGCAAAGGGGGCGGGGGCTGTGGCTGAAAGGATCAAGGAACGTGCGCGTGAATACGAAGTACCGATCCTTGAAAACAAGCCTTTGGCCCGTGCACTTTTTCGCTCGGTTGAAGTGGGTGATGAAGTGCCTGCTGAGCTTTATGCGGGGGTTTCAGAGGTGTTGATTTACGTCTATCAACTGACAGGACGGCTGGAAGAGTTCTCGCCCAGAGAACTTTAG
- a CDS encoding gamma carbonic anhydrase family protein: MQFFLEDRFEFEPSAFIAPSALVLGAVRLGRNSSVWFQSVLRGDCDRIEIGADSNIQDGCILHTMEDYPVIIGERVSFGHCVMAHGCTIGNDVLVGIRATILNGAQIGENCVIAAGALVPENRVIPPHSLVMGSPARVVRAVDERLVQMIRETAEHYVFYSRAYARILPPWKPLEKCL; the protein is encoded by the coding sequence ATGCAGTTTTTTCTCGAAGATCGTTTCGAGTTTGAGCCTTCAGCCTTTATTGCCCCCTCAGCCCTGGTGCTGGGGGCGGTTCGCCTGGGGCGCAACAGTTCAGTTTGGTTTCAATCGGTCTTAAGAGGCGATTGTGACCGGATTGAAATTGGCGCAGACTCCAATATTCAGGATGGCTGTATTCTGCATACCATGGAAGACTATCCCGTGATTATTGGCGAGCGCGTTAGTTTTGGCCATTGTGTAATGGCCCATGGCTGTACGATTGGCAATGATGTTTTGGTGGGGATACGCGCCACGATTCTCAATGGGGCACAAATTGGTGAGAATTGTGTGATTGCCGCTGGTGCTCTGGTGCCAGAGAATCGGGTGATTCCCCCCCATTCTCTGGTGATGGGATCACCGGCCCGGGTGGTACGCGCTGTGGATGAGCGTCTTGTGCAGATGATTCGGGAAACCGCTGAACACTATGTTTTTTACAGCCGAGCATACGCCCGCATTTTACCGCCCTGGAAACCCCTTGAAAAATGTCTTTGA
- a CDS encoding acylphosphatase — MSLICRHLWIQGWVQGVWFRHNTHVQAQALGELAGWVRNLPDGRVEVKVQGLPEKVEALVAWCHQGPPLARVEKLEQIEEPLDPHLSAFHVRA; from the coding sequence ATGTCTTTGATCTGTCGTCATCTTTGGATTCAGGGATGGGTACAAGGGGTTTGGTTCCGCCACAATACCCATGTGCAGGCCCAGGCGCTGGGGGAGCTTGCTGGTTGGGTACGCAATTTGCCTGATGGTCGGGTGGAGGTGAAAGTGCAGGGCTTGCCCGAGAAAGTAGAGGCTTTGGTGGCCTGGTGTCATCAGGGCCCCCCCTTGGCGCGGGTAGAGAAGCTGGAGCAGATCGAAGAGCCCCTCGATCCCCACTTGTCGGCTTTTCACGTCAGAGCCTGA